In Streptomyces sp. NBC_00448, the following are encoded in one genomic region:
- a CDS encoding TOMM precursor leader peptide-binding protein, with product MRTDVLRTDVRPSPVAAPPPAEQVTDTPAGSSVVGALAAALAGSPAAHGIPAPTVHPLGLRDELAVPGGDEPGAVHVYGHHALVGPFAPGGGPACARCLARRWQAVRGRGLREALESGTGTRAAGASPWQLPFSADALAAVLAAHTAAAAGTAGERFPYAYLLDLETMGVTRFPVAPDAECPACGDTPPDTAPAASVALPVTPKRSVTDFRSRPADAYDVPLEVFVNPVAGMLGPSVVPDLVSASTSSTVGSFLLRSGDYLRECFWGGHTPRYRSSVRVGLLEGLERFAGMRPRGKRTQVVAAYDELTRTAPVLDPRACGLYDAGFHRAEPGVRPFDPARPIPWVWGYSLRDHHPLLVPEITAYYHAPGGLANRFVQESSNGCASGGSWTEAVYFGLMEVIERDAFLLAWYGRAPLTEIDGSASRRPETRSMIDRLAMYGYRARFFDTRITFPVPVVTAVAERVDGGTGRLCFGAGASLDPEAALAAGLCEIATDAVNLRARTERDAPRLRAMAEDFTKVRVLHDHPLVYGLPEMARHADFLLGASGRPGNRRPPRITPAALARDTVAPGDDLRDDVEACVAQVARAGFDVIAVDQTGPEQRALGFRTAGVIVPGLLPIDFGWNRQRARHMPRMRSALREAGLCERDLEADDLNPAPHPFP from the coding sequence ATGCGCACTGACGTATTGCGCACTGACGTCCGCCCGTCGCCCGTCGCCGCGCCGCCGCCGGCCGAGCAGGTCACCGACACGCCCGCCGGGTCGTCCGTCGTCGGCGCTCTGGCCGCCGCCCTTGCCGGCAGTCCGGCCGCGCACGGCATTCCCGCTCCCACCGTCCATCCGCTGGGCCTGCGGGACGAGTTGGCGGTGCCGGGCGGCGACGAACCGGGCGCCGTCCATGTGTACGGGCACCACGCGCTGGTGGGGCCGTTCGCGCCGGGCGGCGGCCCGGCGTGCGCCCGGTGCCTGGCGCGGCGGTGGCAGGCGGTCCGGGGCCGGGGGTTGCGGGAGGCGCTGGAGTCGGGCACGGGCACCCGGGCGGCGGGTGCCTCGCCGTGGCAACTGCCCTTCTCCGCAGACGCGTTGGCCGCGGTGCTCGCGGCGCACACCGCGGCGGCGGCCGGCACCGCGGGGGAGCGGTTCCCGTACGCGTACCTGCTGGACCTGGAGACGATGGGGGTGACGCGGTTCCCGGTGGCACCCGACGCGGAGTGCCCCGCGTGCGGGGACACGCCGCCGGACACCGCGCCCGCCGCATCCGTTGCGCTGCCGGTGACGCCCAAGCGGTCCGTGACGGACTTCAGGAGCCGGCCGGCGGACGCGTACGACGTGCCGCTGGAGGTCTTCGTCAACCCGGTGGCGGGCATGCTCGGCCCGTCCGTGGTGCCGGACCTGGTGTCGGCGTCGACGTCCTCCACGGTCGGCTCGTTCCTGCTGCGCTCCGGCGACTACCTGCGCGAGTGCTTCTGGGGCGGGCACACCCCCCGCTACCGCTCCAGCGTCCGGGTCGGCCTGCTCGAAGGGCTGGAGCGCTTCGCGGGGATGCGGCCGCGCGGCAAGCGCACCCAGGTCGTCGCGGCGTACGACGAACTCACCCGCACCGCACCGGTGCTCGACCCCCGCGCGTGCGGCCTGTACGACGCCGGCTTCCACCGCGCGGAGCCCGGGGTGCGCCCGTTCGATCCGGCGCGGCCGATCCCGTGGGTGTGGGGCTACTCGCTGCGCGACCACCATCCGCTGCTGGTCCCGGAGATCACGGCGTACTACCACGCGCCCGGCGGCCTCGCGAACCGCTTCGTGCAGGAGAGTTCCAACGGCTGTGCCTCCGGCGGAAGTTGGACTGAGGCGGTGTACTTCGGGCTGATGGAGGTGATCGAACGCGACGCCTTCCTGCTCGCCTGGTACGGCCGCGCCCCGCTCACCGAGATCGACGGCTCGGCCAGCCGCCGCCCCGAAACCCGTTCGATGATCGACCGGTTGGCGATGTACGGCTACCGGGCCCGGTTCTTCGACACCCGGATCACCTTTCCGGTGCCCGTGGTGACCGCCGTCGCCGAGCGCGTCGACGGCGGAACCGGCCGGCTGTGCTTCGGCGCGGGCGCGAGCCTCGACCCGGAGGCGGCGCTCGCCGCCGGGCTGTGCGAGATCGCCACCGACGCGGTCAACCTGCGCGCCAGGACCGAACGCGACGCTCCCCGACTGCGGGCGATGGCCGAGGACTTCACGAAGGTGCGGGTGCTGCACGACCACCCGCTGGTGTACGGATTGCCGGAGATGGCCCGGCACGCCGACTTCCTGCTGGGCGCGTCGGGCCGGCCCGGCAACCGCAGGCCGCCCCGGATCACGCCGGCCGCGCTCGCCCGCGACACCGTCGCCCCCGGCGACGACCTGCGCGACGACGTCGAGGCGTGCGTCGCGCAGGTCGCCAGGGCCGGGTTCGACGTGATCGCCGTCGACCAGACCGGGCCGGAGCAGCGGGCGCTCGGCTTCCGCACCGCCGGGGTGATCGTGCCGGGACTGCTCCCGATCGACTTCGGCTGGAACCGCCAGCGGGCCCGCCACATGCCCCGCATGCGGAGCGCGCTGCGGGAAGCGGGGCTGTGCGAAAGGGACTTGGAGGCCGATGACCTCAACCCGGCGCCACATCCATTCCCTTGA
- a CDS encoding lantibiotic dehydratase gives MSEASATRASGIGTSTGTSTAAGDGAARNWLLHRRFVLRVAGLPVEAVERLRDPRARAWAEQVLDAQDRIDALADALADPLTALVGATDDERQRRRVLALRREVFNGRVPRDPDAVRELVRAAGGGTGELLERWLAARRELAGALATGGGLVDEGLAAARAELRRLAAEERLRLGLVLASPTLDGQLDAFIAEGAAGPVPAPDKRARKKERSLLSYLYRTACKTSPFSTFTAVAAGEFEEPSGQEDEGATDVRGELGDGWSSHPRLNVVVLARLAELVAADPDRRADLPVAVSAGWNLDDDRLRYVRRSVTTGDDTAAVSFDAAHDRLFFLRRSGTLERMLGLFADGATPRYGDLADWLAAETGAAPEEAARYPATLLDLGILQMTGLDTDVHTPDPLRSFRAALRALDRPWADHVAARLAGAASCVERYAAADLAGRRALLRTLRGELIGVQEELGADAPSLPQTLLYEDVRAEPVGADLERWTELAAAPLHALTRVLPAFDVALPQRLVLKGFFLARYGRGGRCDDVLRLVHDFHEDIFTQYLQFTSTKSPWAPDGSAAPEENWLGLPEVTALDRARAEFTRRMREAWHDHPLGAEELRLDEATVDAVAAELAPLGYGFTPHSHFVQLAERDGDPLVVLNNSYGGLCFPFTRFTHCFDGAEGTGADPAEVPATGAPAAGTPATGTPSTGPAADGLSAELRRTLRAWQPPGAVFAEVTAGSATTNLNLHGRLTDHEIVCPGERGTGSAGARIDLDDLYAEHDEATDRLVLRSRRLGREVVPLYLGYLVPMVLPEVPRTLLLFSPTSRARPDLWRGVPQGPAVDGITARPRVRYRGLVLHRRSWTAAPGALPVREPGAGEAAYYLAWQRWRRRHGLPARVFATVREELPDGGGPAAAFGGGAKPGYVDFDSPLSLIALEALTGGGRARTVFEEMLPGADELHVRSARGRHVAELAVEIVPRPAATAPAPAAAPTPAAASAPAPAPAPDPHGRQGTRV, from the coding sequence GTGAGTGAGGCGAGCGCCACGCGCGCGAGCGGTATCGGCACCAGCACCGGCACCAGCACCGCGGCAGGAGACGGCGCTGCGCGGAACTGGCTGCTGCACCGCCGCTTCGTGCTGCGCGTGGCGGGCCTGCCGGTGGAGGCCGTGGAGCGGCTGCGCGACCCGCGGGCACGCGCCTGGGCCGAGCAGGTGCTCGACGCGCAGGACCGGATCGACGCGCTCGCGGACGCGTTGGCGGACCCGCTGACCGCGCTCGTCGGGGCGACCGACGACGAACGGCAGCGCCGCCGCGTACTGGCCCTGCGCCGGGAGGTGTTCAACGGCCGGGTGCCGCGCGATCCCGACGCCGTAAGGGAGTTGGTGCGGGCGGCGGGCGGCGGGACCGGCGAACTGCTGGAGCGCTGGCTCGCCGCGCGGCGCGAACTCGCCGGGGCCCTCGCCACCGGTGGCGGCCTGGTGGACGAGGGACTCGCCGCTGCTCGGGCCGAGTTGCGGCGGCTCGCGGCCGAGGAGCGGCTCCGACTCGGCCTGGTGCTGGCCTCGCCGACCCTCGACGGGCAACTGGACGCGTTCATCGCGGAAGGCGCGGCGGGGCCGGTGCCCGCACCGGACAAGCGGGCCCGGAAGAAGGAGCGCTCGCTGCTCTCGTACCTGTACCGCACGGCGTGCAAGACCAGCCCGTTCAGCACGTTCACGGCAGTGGCGGCGGGGGAGTTCGAGGAGCCGTCCGGCCAGGAGGACGAAGGGGCGACGGACGTGCGGGGCGAGCTGGGCGACGGCTGGAGCAGCCATCCCCGGCTGAACGTGGTGGTGCTGGCCCGGCTGGCGGAGCTGGTCGCCGCCGACCCGGACCGCCGCGCCGACCTGCCGGTCGCGGTGTCCGCCGGCTGGAACCTGGACGACGACCGGCTGCGCTACGTGCGCCGCTCGGTGACGACGGGCGACGACACCGCGGCGGTCAGCTTCGACGCCGCCCACGACCGGCTGTTCTTCCTGCGCCGCAGCGGCACTCTGGAGCGGATGCTCGGCCTCTTCGCGGACGGCGCGACCCCCCGGTACGGCGACCTCGCCGACTGGCTCGCCGCGGAGACCGGTGCCGCGCCCGAAGAGGCCGCCCGCTACCCCGCGACCCTGCTGGATCTCGGCATCCTCCAGATGACCGGCCTGGACACCGACGTGCACACGCCCGACCCGCTGCGCTCCTTCCGTGCCGCGCTGCGGGCCCTGGACCGCCCCTGGGCCGACCACGTCGCCGCCCGCCTCGCCGGCGCCGCCTCCTGTGTCGAGCGCTACGCCGCCGCCGATCTCGCCGGACGGCGCGCCCTGCTGCGTACCCTGCGCGGCGAACTGATCGGCGTGCAGGAGGAGTTGGGGGCCGACGCGCCGTCGCTCCCGCAGACGCTGCTCTACGAGGACGTACGCGCCGAGCCCGTGGGCGCCGACCTGGAGCGCTGGACCGAGCTGGCCGCGGCGCCGCTGCACGCCCTGACCCGGGTGCTGCCCGCCTTCGACGTGGCGCTGCCGCAGCGGCTGGTGCTGAAGGGCTTCTTCCTGGCCCGGTACGGCCGCGGTGGGCGCTGCGACGACGTGCTGCGGCTGGTGCACGACTTCCACGAGGACATCTTCACGCAGTACCTCCAGTTCACGTCCACCAAGTCGCCCTGGGCGCCTGACGGTTCGGCCGCGCCGGAGGAGAACTGGCTGGGCCTGCCGGAGGTCACCGCGCTGGACCGGGCCCGGGCGGAGTTCACCCGGCGGATGCGCGAGGCGTGGCACGACCACCCGCTCGGCGCAGAGGAGTTGCGGCTCGACGAAGCCACCGTGGACGCGGTCGCCGCCGAACTCGCGCCGCTCGGCTACGGGTTCACCCCGCACAGCCACTTCGTGCAGCTCGCCGAGCGCGACGGCGACCCGCTGGTGGTCCTCAACAACTCCTACGGCGGCCTGTGCTTCCCCTTCACCCGCTTCACCCACTGCTTCGACGGCGCGGAGGGTACGGGCGCGGACCCGGCCGAGGTCCCCGCCACCGGAGCTCCCGCCGCCGGAACCCCTGCCACCGGAACCCCCTCCACCGGCCCGGCCGCCGACGGCCTCAGCGCTGAGCTGCGCCGCACCCTGCGTGCCTGGCAGCCGCCCGGCGCGGTCTTCGCCGAGGTCACCGCCGGCTCCGCGACCACCAACCTCAACCTGCACGGGCGGCTCACCGACCACGAGATCGTCTGCCCGGGCGAGCGCGGCACCGGGTCCGCCGGAGCGCGGATCGACCTGGACGACCTGTACGCGGAACACGACGAGGCCACCGACCGGCTGGTGCTGCGCTCGCGCCGGCTCGGCCGCGAGGTCGTGCCGCTCTACCTCGGCTACCTGGTGCCCATGGTGCTGCCCGAAGTGCCGCGCACGCTGCTGCTCTTCTCGCCCACCTCCCGCGCCCGGCCCGACCTGTGGCGCGGTGTTCCGCAGGGCCCGGCGGTCGACGGAATCACCGCCCGGCCCCGGGTGCGCTACCGCGGTCTGGTCCTGCACCGGCGCAGCTGGACCGCGGCGCCGGGCGCGCTGCCGGTACGCGAGCCGGGCGCGGGCGAAGCCGCGTACTACCTCGCGTGGCAGCGCTGGCGGCGCCGGCACGGCCTGCCGGCACGGGTGTTCGCGACGGTACGGGAGGAACTGCCCGACGGCGGGGGGCCGGCGGCGGCCTTCGGGGGTGGCGCCAAACCCGGCTACGTCGACTTCGACAGCCCGCTGTCCCTGATCGCTCTCGAAGCGCTCACCGGCGGCGGCCGGGCCCGCACGGTCTTCGAGGAGATGCTGCCGGGGGCGGACGAGCTGCACGTCCGCTCCGCACGCGGCCGCCATGTCGCCGAACTGGCCGTGGAGATCGTCCCCCGTCCGGCGGCGACCGCACCCGCCCCGGCAGCTGCCCCGACACCGGCAGCCGCATCGGCGCCGGCACCCGCACCCGCACCCGACCCGCACGGAAGGCAGGGCACGCGCGTATGA
- a CDS encoding ABC transporter permease: MTATTPSTPSTPSTPSTATDPDESADLDDPTGSADPSTPAGPTSGGSTRGTRGTAYAALTRAAFLASVRDRTTVFFTFAFPLVFLAVFGLLFRGQKVDGGLPYINYVAPGVLSWGVGNAALFGPAFALMHWRRDDILRLVWRTPTPLPTVLGSRFAVAVGVGLCQAVLFTAVAVLPVFGLHLAGDWPLALPLLVLGVAAFLALGLVVGSLANTPEAVAAIANFVMVPMAFLSGAFYPADLLPGWIQAFSWVLPLRFLDHGLTDVLAGRDGLGRYALDCAGLIGFTVLFGLVAARVFRWSNRT; encoded by the coding sequence ATGACCGCCACGACCCCGAGCACACCGAGTACCCCGAGCACCCCGAGTACCGCCACCGACCCGGACGAGTCCGCCGACCTCGACGACCCCACCGGCTCCGCCGACCCGAGCACCCCGGCGGGCCCCACCTCCGGCGGCAGCACGCGCGGCACCCGCGGCACCGCCTATGCCGCGCTGACCAGAGCCGCGTTCCTCGCCTCCGTCCGCGACCGGACCACGGTCTTCTTCACCTTCGCCTTCCCGCTGGTCTTCCTCGCGGTGTTCGGGCTGCTCTTCCGCGGCCAGAAGGTCGACGGCGGACTGCCGTACATCAACTACGTGGCGCCGGGCGTGCTGTCGTGGGGCGTCGGCAACGCGGCCCTGTTCGGGCCCGCGTTCGCGCTGATGCACTGGCGGCGCGACGACATCCTGCGGCTGGTGTGGCGCACCCCGACCCCGCTTCCCACGGTGCTCGGGTCGCGGTTCGCGGTCGCGGTCGGGGTGGGGCTGTGCCAGGCGGTGCTGTTCACGGCGGTGGCGGTGCTGCCGGTGTTCGGGCTGCACCTGGCGGGCGACTGGCCGCTGGCGCTGCCCCTGCTGGTGCTCGGCGTGGCCGCGTTCCTCGCGCTCGGCCTGGTGGTGGGCAGCCTCGCCAACACCCCGGAGGCGGTCGCGGCGATCGCGAACTTCGTGATGGTGCCGATGGCGTTCCTGTCCGGCGCGTTCTATCCGGCGGACCTGCTGCCGGGCTGGATACAGGCGTTCTCCTGGGTGCTGCCGCTGCGCTTCCTCGACCACGGGCTGACCGACGTGCTCGCCGGCCGCGACGGGCTCGGCCGCTACGCCCTGGACTGCGCGGGCCTGATCGGATTCACCGTCCTGTTCGGGCTGGTCGCGGCCCGCGTCTTCCGTTGGAGCAACCGGACATGA
- a CDS encoding ABC transporter ATP-binding protein — MNRADDPSPPAVVLDGVTKSYDGVRALDGVSLTVGHGEFFGILGPNGAGKTTLVEIVEGMREADAGTVEVLGRSPWPRSTALLRRIGVQTQTSAFFTRLTAVEHLETVAALHGLERSAAGRAIESVGLAAKARSRVDDLSGGQRQRLALATALVHDPELIFLDEPTAALDPEARRSLWGLLRELRGQGRTIVYTTHYLDEAEALCDRVAIIAGGRVAALDTPAALVRSLAAPARLLVPADRITPDQARAIEGVDRVLVEGGEVVIETRVANRVLVAVGAFVDMDTIRTRTATLEDAYLRLTGAGTELGR; from the coding sequence ATGAACAGAGCCGACGACCCGTCACCACCCGCTGTGGTGCTGGACGGTGTGACGAAGAGCTACGACGGGGTGCGTGCCCTGGACGGGGTGTCGCTGACGGTCGGCCACGGCGAGTTCTTCGGGATTCTCGGGCCGAACGGCGCCGGGAAGACCACGCTGGTGGAGATCGTGGAGGGCATGCGGGAGGCCGACGCGGGCACCGTCGAGGTGCTCGGCCGGTCGCCCTGGCCGCGTAGCACCGCGCTGCTGCGGCGGATCGGGGTACAGACGCAGACCTCCGCGTTCTTCACCCGGCTGACCGCGGTCGAGCACCTGGAGACCGTGGCCGCGCTGCACGGCCTGGAACGGTCGGCGGCCGGCCGGGCCATCGAGTCGGTGGGGCTGGCGGCCAAGGCCCGCAGCCGGGTCGACGACCTGTCCGGCGGCCAGCGGCAGCGGCTCGCCCTGGCCACCGCGCTGGTGCACGACCCCGAGCTGATCTTCCTGGACGAGCCGACCGCCGCGCTGGACCCGGAGGCCCGCAGGTCGCTGTGGGGGCTGCTGCGCGAACTGCGCGGCCAGGGCCGCACCATCGTGTACACCACGCACTACCTGGACGAGGCCGAGGCGCTGTGCGACCGCGTGGCGATCATCGCGGGCGGGCGCGTGGCCGCGCTGGACACCCCCGCCGCCCTGGTCCGCTCGCTCGCGGCGCCGGCCCGGCTGCTGGTGCCCGCCGACCGGATCACCCCGGACCAGGCCCGCGCCATCGAGGGCGTGGACCGGGTGCTGGTGGAGGGCGGCGAGGTGGTGATCGAGACCCGCGTGGCCAACCGGGTGCTGGTCGCGGTCGGCGCCTTCGTGGACATGGACACGATCCGGACCAGGACCGCGACCCTCGAAGACGCCTACCTGCGGCTGACCGGAGCCGGAACGGAGCTGGGCAGATGA
- a CDS encoding lantibiotic dehydratase C-terminal domain-containing protein: protein MTTIPHGGSTGPAPGTPLAADPAGPADPARPAGPADPRGDWQAYHVFYAASTRPFLLQCARPLVAELTRDGLLSGWFFINYWLEGPHIRLRLRPSSPQAGPEVAARAAAAVEDFLKRRPALYEVKDGFLAELYNTLFELEYPGGERDRFTDAAGRMRLRPNNSFAAEPYEPEYGKYGGPAGVELAEWHFQRSSELVVDAAATMNLHVRTVLLGTAAQLMMTMAGCLLPGETALLTFLDRYHEFWNSAFTGTNFTASDGYDRAYQAMGTALPHRFQEIRRATARPALGRLPGFLRGWAEHGLELRERVSELARSGDLVFRSWDGSRDLPVDDPEQALPMLASPYLHMTNNRLSVSVRDEAYLSYVLGRALREPQPAVTP from the coding sequence ATGACGACGATCCCGCACGGCGGCAGCACCGGCCCCGCCCCCGGCACTCCCCTGGCAGCCGACCCCGCCGGACCCGCCGACCCTGCCCGCCCCGCCGGACCCGCCGACCCCCGGGGGGACTGGCAGGCGTACCACGTCTTCTACGCCGCCAGCACCCGCCCCTTCCTGCTCCAGTGCGCCCGGCCCCTGGTCGCCGAACTCACCCGCGACGGCCTGCTGTCGGGGTGGTTCTTCATCAACTACTGGCTGGAGGGGCCGCACATCCGGCTGCGGCTGCGCCCCTCCTCGCCGCAGGCCGGACCCGAGGTCGCCGCCCGCGCCGCCGCGGCCGTCGAGGACTTCCTCAAGCGCCGGCCCGCCCTGTACGAGGTCAAGGACGGTTTCCTCGCCGAGCTGTACAACACCCTCTTCGAGCTGGAGTACCCCGGCGGCGAACGGGACCGCTTCACCGACGCGGCCGGCCGGATGCGGCTGCGCCCCAACAACTCCTTCGCCGCAGAGCCCTACGAGCCCGAGTACGGGAAGTACGGCGGTCCGGCCGGGGTCGAACTGGCCGAGTGGCACTTCCAGCGCTCCAGCGAGCTGGTGGTCGACGCGGCAGCCACCATGAACCTGCACGTGCGGACCGTACTGCTGGGCACGGCCGCGCAGTTGATGATGACCATGGCCGGGTGCCTGCTGCCCGGCGAGACCGCGCTGCTCACCTTCCTCGACCGCTACCACGAGTTCTGGAACTCCGCCTTCACCGGCACCAACTTCACCGCCAGCGACGGCTACGACCGCGCCTACCAGGCCATGGGCACCGCGCTGCCGCACCGCTTCCAGGAGATCCGGCGGGCCACCGCGCGGCCCGCGCTCGGCCGGCTGCCCGGCTTCCTTCGCGGCTGGGCCGAGCACGGGCTCGAACTGCGGGAGCGGGTCTCGGAGTTGGCCCGCTCCGGCGACCTGGTCTTCCGCTCCTGGGACGGCAGCCGGGACCTGCCGGTGGACGACCCCGAGCAGGCCCTGCCGATGCTCGCCTCGCCCTACCTGCACATGACGAACAACCGGCTGTCGGTCAGCGTCCGCGACGAGGCGTACCTCTCCTACGTGCTCGGCCGCGCGCTTCGCGAGCCCCAGCCCGCGGTGACCCCGTGA
- a CDS encoding nitroreductase family protein, which produces MGFAHEYATAIVRRGRYPMEPADWVPDWADRPRKGKHFPGAESFPLPHATPAPPPGATVERGLYGPRGGGAFTLPLLAGMLQDSYGLTGRRLAVQANSDLGTLPLYAEANWSRGSASGGGLYPVGIHWVSGPGGPLTPGVHYYDTRQHALRRLLTGDVTPQVRAAVGEPALGQDQFLVLTVRFWQNAFKYNSFSYHVVTMDTGALLATWRIWARAHGLHVGPALWFDEPRLGDLLGLTDDEEGVFAVVPLTWQPSTAHATGNAAAAAGTGTGAAEADGAGAGAISGTASVRVGHADQERSGFTTTFETVRRMHAATVEGASRRPAAGALAAASARPVETGGERVALPAREPLESGVRQALRARRSSFGRFQAARPLAARELATVLAAADAAGTLDSDVEPADAEPLTRLLVFVNHVAGVPQGAYAYDRADGSLRLLRAGRPGEFLQRNYFLANYNLEQAAAVIVPAARTHAVLDAVGDRGYRLVNAVVGGISQAVYTASSAAGLACGVALGFDAISFTEELGLDATGEIPLLIMMIGHERPRPADFRYEIA; this is translated from the coding sequence GTGGGATTCGCCCATGAGTACGCGACCGCGATCGTCCGGCGCGGCCGGTACCCGATGGAGCCGGCCGACTGGGTGCCCGACTGGGCGGACCGGCCGCGCAAGGGGAAGCACTTCCCCGGCGCCGAGAGCTTCCCGCTGCCGCACGCCACCCCCGCGCCGCCGCCCGGCGCGACCGTCGAGCGGGGCCTGTACGGGCCGCGCGGCGGCGGCGCGTTCACGTTGCCGCTGCTCGCCGGGATGCTGCAGGACTCCTACGGCCTGACCGGCCGCCGGCTCGCCGTCCAGGCCAACTCCGACCTGGGCACGCTGCCGCTGTACGCCGAGGCGAACTGGTCGCGGGGCAGCGCGTCCGGCGGCGGCCTGTACCCGGTCGGCATCCACTGGGTCAGCGGACCCGGCGGCCCCCTCACCCCCGGCGTGCACTACTACGACACCCGGCAGCACGCGCTGCGCCGCCTGCTCACCGGTGACGTCACCCCGCAGGTGCGCGCGGCGGTCGGCGAACCGGCCCTCGGCCAGGACCAGTTCCTCGTGCTCACCGTGCGCTTCTGGCAGAACGCCTTCAAGTACAACAGCTTCAGCTACCACGTCGTCACGATGGACACCGGTGCCCTGCTGGCCACTTGGCGGATCTGGGCCCGCGCCCACGGTCTGCACGTCGGCCCCGCCCTCTGGTTCGACGAGCCCCGGCTCGGCGACCTGCTCGGCCTGACCGACGACGAGGAGGGCGTCTTCGCCGTGGTGCCGCTGACCTGGCAGCCCTCCACCGCGCACGCGACGGGAAACGCGGCTGCGGCGGCCGGCACCGGAACCGGGGCCGCGGAGGCCGACGGCGCGGGCGCCGGCGCGATCTCCGGCACGGCATCCGTGCGGGTGGGGCATGCCGACCAGGAGCGCTCGGGGTTCACCACGACGTTCGAGACGGTGCGGCGGATGCACGCGGCGACGGTCGAAGGCGCGTCCCGGCGGCCCGCGGCCGGCGCGCTCGCGGCGGCGTCGGCGCGGCCGGTCGAGACGGGCGGCGAGCGGGTCGCGCTGCCCGCGCGGGAGCCGCTGGAGAGCGGGGTGCGGCAGGCGCTGCGGGCCAGGCGCAGCAGTTTCGGCAGGTTCCAGGCGGCGCGTCCGCTGGCGGCAAGGGAGTTGGCGACGGTGCTCGCCGCCGCGGACGCCGCCGGCACGCTGGACAGCGACGTGGAGCCCGCGGACGCCGAACCCCTCACCCGGCTGCTGGTGTTCGTGAACCACGTGGCGGGCGTGCCGCAGGGTGCGTACGCCTACGACCGGGCCGACGGGTCGCTGCGGCTGCTGCGGGCGGGCCGGCCGGGGGAGTTCCTCCAGCGCAACTACTTCCTGGCGAACTACAACCTGGAGCAGGCCGCGGCCGTGATCGTGCCCGCCGCGCGCACCCACGCCGTACTGGACGCCGTCGGGGACCGCGGCTACCGCCTGGTGAACGCGGTGGTCGGCGGTATCTCCCAGGCCGTGTACACCGCGTCGAGCGCGGCCGGCCTCGCCTGCGGAGTGGCGCTCGGGTTCGACGCGATCTCCTTCACCGAGGAGTTGGGGCTCGACGCGACCGGCGAGATCCCGCTGCTGATCATGATGATCGGCCACGAACGGCCCCGCCCGGCCGACTTCCGCTACGAGATCGCCTGA